A single Corynebacterium stationis DNA region contains:
- a CDS encoding copper transporter has translation MAFSKTSKSALVITGLGFGMALGVAAGTLVIAPNLDGAPSAAVSGDDALREEHRDQLQKNKDLTAQSDSADSLVAGLSVDAISGALDGRDVAIIATGDATERDIAGVREMLNTAGAVDSGTISLANEFLHPDSADKLKSIVANVLPAGAELDEDDLSAGRHTGQALAASLLRNPETTEPLATSEDRGALLQALREAGLINYEDGTILPAQAVVVVMGRGGGQYYHDNLVSFANSLDEAGSYTVVAGRLQAAGEGGVIDTLRQESEISTVDSINRKFAQLATTLAVVEQLAGQSGAYGSGPGAEAAAPPLPQGE, from the coding sequence ATGGCATTTTCCAAGACTTCTAAAAGCGCGTTGGTTATTACGGGCCTCGGTTTCGGCATGGCCCTAGGCGTGGCAGCAGGCACTTTAGTCATCGCGCCTAACCTCGATGGCGCGCCTTCAGCTGCTGTATCTGGCGATGATGCCCTACGCGAAGAACACCGCGACCAACTGCAGAAGAATAAGGATCTCACCGCGCAATCTGATTCGGCCGATTCTTTAGTCGCAGGGCTTTCTGTTGATGCTATCTCAGGCGCACTCGATGGTCGTGACGTCGCAATTATCGCTACCGGCGATGCCACTGAGCGCGATATCGCTGGGGTGCGCGAGATGCTCAACACCGCGGGCGCCGTAGATTCTGGCACTATTTCCTTGGCCAATGAATTCTTGCACCCAGATAGCGCAGATAAGTTAAAATCCATCGTCGCTAATGTCTTGCCTGCGGGCGCAGAATTAGACGAAGACGATCTCTCCGCCGGCCGCCACACAGGCCAGGCGCTTGCTGCGTCACTGTTGCGCAATCCCGAGACCACGGAGCCTTTGGCCACTTCCGAAGACCGCGGCGCATTATTGCAGGCATTGCGCGAAGCAGGCCTTATCAACTATGAAGACGGCACTATCTTGCCGGCTCAAGCAGTAGTTGTGGTCATGGGCCGCGGTGGTGGACAGTACTACCATGACAACCTCGTGTCCTTTGCCAATTCTTTAGATGAGGCAGGCAGCTACACCGTTGTCGCGGGGCGTTTACAAGCTGCTGGTGAAGGCGGAGTCATTGATACCTTGCGCCAAGAGTCGGAGATTTCCACCGTCGATTCCATCAACCGCAAGTTCGCGCAATTGGCCACGACTTTGGCGGTCGTAGAACAGCTTGCAGGGCAGTCTGGTGCCTATGGCTCAGGCCCAGGCGCCGAAGCTGCAGCACCTCCGCTACCGCAAGGGGAGTAG
- the cmtR gene encoding Cd(II)/Pb(II)-sensing metalloregulatory transcriptional regulator CmtR: MLTITNRLDVMNRLGRAMADPTRSRILLLLLDGPSYPAIITRDLELSRSNVSNHLACLRDCGIVVAELEGRRTRYEIADPHLARALSALLETTLAVNEGAQCIDPSCPIENCCTGGAR; the protein is encoded by the coding sequence ATGCTGACCATTACTAACCGTCTTGATGTGATGAACCGATTGGGCCGTGCGATGGCCGACCCAACTCGGTCACGAATCCTGCTGCTACTTCTCGATGGGCCGTCCTATCCGGCGATCATCACTCGAGATCTGGAACTTTCGCGGTCCAACGTTTCAAATCACCTCGCATGCTTGCGGGATTGTGGAATCGTTGTCGCGGAGCTGGAAGGCAGGAGAACGCGTTATGAGATCGCTGATCCGCACCTGGCCCGTGCGCTGTCGGCGCTTTTAGAAACGACGTTGGCAGTCAATGAGGGAGCTCAGTGCATCGACCCGAGTTGCCCGATCGAAAACTGTTGCACGGGAGGTGCCCGTTGA
- a CDS encoding HAD-IIA family hydrolase, giving the protein MSLIKQHDALLLDLDGTVWEGGRAIDGAVDFINSCALPSIYVTNNASRAPEIVAEKLSAIALKATADDVLTSAQAAVTLAGEQVSPGAKILVIGADSFRDLVRDGGYTVVSSADDQPAAVLQGFDPSVGWEQLTEGALAIRQGAVYIASNLDTSLPTERGLAVGNGSLVAAVQTATEVAPVSAGKPEPAMFVQAAHRLGSTKPLVVGDRLDTDIAGGNAAAMTTFHVLTGVSHEIALLEADVEHRPNFIGESLADMARNANELRPGPQGGFTARVDGLDLLIDSGDADATSIQALRTALEVAWSMSKPPRYIQPVSDKAKEVIQGWR; this is encoded by the coding sequence ATGAGCCTGATCAAGCAACACGACGCACTGCTTTTAGACCTAGACGGAACCGTCTGGGAAGGTGGTCGCGCCATTGATGGAGCGGTAGATTTCATCAACAGTTGTGCGCTGCCGAGCATCTATGTCACCAACAATGCTTCGCGTGCGCCTGAGATCGTGGCTGAGAAGCTCTCTGCAATAGCGCTGAAAGCAACCGCAGACGATGTGCTGACTTCCGCGCAAGCTGCAGTGACTTTGGCCGGAGAACAAGTTTCCCCAGGGGCGAAAATCCTCGTCATCGGCGCAGACTCATTCCGCGATTTGGTCCGAGACGGGGGCTACACCGTCGTGTCCTCGGCTGACGATCAGCCAGCGGCGGTTTTACAGGGATTTGACCCCTCAGTCGGCTGGGAACAGCTCACCGAAGGAGCGTTGGCTATTCGCCAAGGAGCCGTATACATCGCTTCGAATCTAGATACCTCCTTGCCGACCGAACGTGGATTGGCAGTAGGCAATGGATCTTTAGTTGCCGCTGTACAGACTGCGACCGAAGTAGCACCAGTTTCCGCTGGTAAGCCGGAACCGGCGATGTTCGTTCAGGCAGCACATCGACTTGGCTCTACTAAGCCTCTTGTTGTTGGTGATCGCCTAGATACAGATATCGCGGGCGGCAATGCAGCGGCGATGACAACCTTCCATGTGCTCACGGGAGTCTCCCATGAAATAGCACTGTTGGAGGCTGATGTAGAGCACCGCCCTAATTTCATTGGTGAGTCGTTGGCGGATATGGCTCGCAATGCGAATGAATTACGTCCTGGACCGCAGGGCGGGTTTACCGCGCGTGTCGATGGTCTAGATCTGTTAATTGACAGTGGTGATGCCGACGCTACATCCATTCAGGCACTGCGCACAGCATTGGAAGTCGCGTGGTCGATGTCTAAGCCCCCGCGCTACATCCAGCCGGTTTCCGACAAGGCTAAAGAAGTAATCCAAGGCTGGCGCTAA
- a CDS encoding replication initiation protein produces MYRGSRQNALQRGYIEANPQTVSNLLGVDIDHEDALLKSIWDREGWRPNALVENPANGHAHAVWPLIEPITRTEYARRNPLSFAAAVTEGLRRYVHGDKNYSGLMTKNSDHDHSNASWWSNELYHAGNPATVPYSVAKPRPYYNNFKRK; encoded by the coding sequence ATCTACCGCGGCTCTCGTCAGAACGCCCTACAACGCGGCTACATTGAAGCCAATCCCCAGACCGTCAGCAATCTGTTGGGCGTCGATATCGATCACGAGGACGCCCTGCTTAAATCCATCTGGGATCGTGAGGGCTGGCGACCCAACGCGCTAGTCGAAAACCCTGCCAATGGCCATGCACATGCCGTCTGGCCCCTCATAGAGCCCATCACCCGCACTGAATACGCTCGACGCAACCCGCTATCCTTTGCAGCTGCTGTCACCGAAGGGCTGCGCCGCTATGTGCACGGCGATAAAAACTATTCCGGGCTGATGACCAAAAACTCAGACCACGACCACTCGAACGCTTCCTGGTGGTCCAACGAGCTGTACCATGCAGGCAATCCAGCGACTGTTCCGTATTCCGTAGCAAAACCAAGACCCTACTACAACAATTTCAAACGGAAGTAG
- a CDS encoding cation transporter translates to MSAPTITEQRRAQLHRRVRFIVGFTITYNVIEAIVAIIAGSQASSGALIAFGLDSVIEVLSAVAVAWQFTRTDPERWEKVTVKLIAIAFFALAAYVTIDSILALTGTTPVEHSPLGIGIAVLSLIVMPALAWFEYRTGRELNSKSVMADAKQLVLCVYLSGTVLLGLVLNSLFGWDWADAVAALIVAFLAVREGLEAWRGDVESPFEVLDEIDDD, encoded by the coding sequence TTGAGCGCACCGACTATTACTGAACAGCGCCGAGCTCAGCTACATCGCCGCGTACGATTCATCGTTGGGTTCACGATCACCTACAACGTCATCGAAGCCATCGTCGCTATTATTGCCGGTTCTCAGGCCTCGTCAGGAGCCTTGATTGCCTTTGGCCTCGATTCCGTGATTGAAGTTCTGTCCGCTGTGGCCGTCGCCTGGCAATTCACTCGCACGGATCCCGAACGCTGGGAGAAAGTCACCGTCAAGCTCATCGCCATCGCCTTCTTCGCCTTGGCAGCGTACGTGACAATCGATTCTATTTTAGCGTTGACCGGCACCACACCGGTGGAGCACAGCCCGCTGGGGATCGGGATCGCCGTGTTGAGCTTGATTGTGATGCCAGCACTGGCGTGGTTCGAATACCGCACCGGCCGCGAACTGAATTCCAAGAGCGTTATGGCCGACGCCAAGCAGCTTGTACTTTGCGTCTATTTGTCCGGAACGGTCCTGTTGGGTCTGGTGCTCAACTCGCTTTTTGGCTGGGATTGGGCGGACGCTGTCGCAGCGCTTATCGTGGCCTTCCTCGCTGTGCGTGAAGGGCTTGAGGCCTGGCGGGGAGACGTTGAATCTCCCTTTGAGGTCCTCGATGAAATAGATGACGATTAA
- a CDS encoding TlyA family RNA methyltransferase produces the protein MPPQRRRLDAELVRRKIARSREHAVELIKDGRVFVGGFKASKPASVVEPEVSIRIEGGDDANWASRGAHKLLGALEAFDVELKGKKVLDAGASTGGFTDVCLRGGAAEVYAVDVGYGQLLWRLQNDDRVKVRDRTNIRYLTLDDTEGPCDLMVGDLSFISLKLTLPAMAKVMAPGAVMLPMVKPQFEVGKDRVGASGVVRSPELRAEVTLEVATFAKTLGLSCHGVVASPLPGPSGNVEYFLKLLNDGGATHPSEEELLSMIETAIKDGPQ, from the coding sequence ATGCCACCTCAACGCCGACGACTTGATGCAGAACTCGTTCGCCGTAAAATCGCGCGCTCGCGAGAACATGCCGTTGAGCTCATCAAAGATGGCCGCGTCTTCGTTGGTGGCTTTAAAGCATCTAAGCCAGCCTCTGTAGTAGAACCAGAAGTATCAATTCGAATCGAAGGCGGCGATGACGCTAATTGGGCATCCCGCGGGGCGCATAAACTCCTTGGCGCGCTGGAAGCCTTTGACGTAGAGCTTAAGGGCAAGAAGGTGTTAGATGCCGGGGCATCGACAGGCGGCTTTACTGATGTCTGCCTGCGCGGGGGTGCTGCGGAAGTCTATGCCGTCGATGTCGGATACGGGCAGCTTTTGTGGCGCTTGCAAAATGATGACCGGGTAAAAGTTCGTGACAGAACCAATATTCGTTACCTGACGCTGGATGACACCGAAGGCCCATGCGATCTCATGGTGGGTGATTTGTCCTTCATCTCCTTGAAGCTGACCCTGCCAGCAATGGCAAAGGTGATGGCCCCCGGTGCTGTCATGCTGCCGATGGTCAAACCCCAGTTCGAAGTGGGCAAAGACCGCGTCGGTGCCTCCGGAGTGGTGCGCTCCCCAGAATTGCGCGCAGAAGTAACCCTGGAAGTTGCAACATTCGCGAAAACTCTGGGACTCAGCTGCCACGGAGTAGTTGCCTCACCACTGCCCGGGCCGAGCGGCAACGTAGAATATTTCCTAAAGCTTCTCAATGACGGCGGTGCCACGCACCCTTCGGAAGAAGAGCTTCTATCAATGATTGAAACTGCAATAAAGGATGGTCCTCAGTGA
- the steA gene encoding putative cytokinetic ring protein SteA yields MSLFSRTQELPGLYGALRDCTPGGNGMKKFRAGDIAVINAANISRQEAQALIDVQPAAVVNVAEFSTGTIPNYGPHMLLDAQVELLENVGDEFVAGFRDGKKARITTDGEVFVGDTLLGQGIKVERATAEKDFAEARRNLVDHMEAYFGNSIEFIHSEGPLLIDGLGIPEAGAEMRERKVLVVSPSEDHRGKIKGLRNFIREYDPVLVGVDSAADSLVELGYTPDLIVGNPQDIATETLRSGARVILPADPDGTAEGLERIQDLGIGAMTFPAATDSATDLALLLADYHEAEMIVQVGDSLDLDDIFAAEAQATPAAMLTRLKAGSRLVDSSAIINLYTVKSSSSLTWLWAVLGILVALAAVVLIVGLGGEGTFTGNLIDTWNNIALTVQGWL; encoded by the coding sequence ATGAGCCTGTTTTCTCGAACCCAAGAATTGCCTGGTTTGTATGGTGCCTTGCGCGATTGCACGCCTGGGGGCAATGGCATGAAGAAATTCCGCGCCGGCGACATCGCCGTGATTAATGCTGCGAATATTTCCCGCCAAGAAGCACAGGCGCTTATCGATGTCCAACCTGCCGCCGTAGTCAACGTCGCCGAATTTTCCACCGGCACTATCCCTAATTACGGCCCGCACATGTTGTTGGACGCGCAGGTTGAGCTTTTAGAAAACGTCGGTGATGAATTTGTCGCTGGGTTCCGCGATGGCAAGAAGGCGCGGATTACCACTGACGGTGAGGTTTTTGTTGGTGACACCTTATTAGGCCAGGGCATCAAAGTTGAGCGCGCAACAGCAGAAAAGGACTTCGCTGAAGCGCGCCGCAACCTCGTCGATCACATGGAGGCGTATTTCGGAAACTCCATTGAGTTCATTCACTCTGAGGGGCCTTTGCTTATCGATGGCCTAGGCATCCCCGAAGCCGGCGCCGAGATGCGTGAGCGCAAGGTGCTTGTAGTCTCTCCGAGCGAGGATCACCGTGGCAAGATTAAGGGTTTAAGAAACTTCATTCGGGAATACGACCCAGTGTTGGTTGGCGTGGATTCCGCGGCGGATTCTTTGGTGGAGTTGGGGTATACCCCGGATCTGATCGTCGGTAATCCGCAAGACATCGCGACAGAGACCCTGCGCAGCGGCGCGCGTGTTATCTTGCCTGCTGATCCGGATGGGACGGCGGAAGGGCTCGAGCGCATCCAGGATCTCGGCATCGGGGCCATGACCTTCCCCGCTGCAACCGATAGTGCTACCGATCTAGCGCTGTTGCTGGCTGATTACCATGAGGCAGAGATGATCGTGCAGGTCGGTGACTCTTTGGATCTTGATGATATTTTCGCCGCTGAAGCCCAAGCAACACCAGCTGCGATGCTGACCCGGCTAAAAGCTGGCAGCCGTTTGGTCGATTCTTCGGCGATCATCAACTTGTACACGGTAAAGTCCAGCAGTTCTTTGACCTGGCTGTGGGCTGTCTTGGGGATTTTGGTCGCGCTTGCGGCCGTCGTGCTCATCGTGGGCCTAGGCGGTGAGGGCACTTTTACCGGTAACCTCATCGATACCTGGAATAACATCGCACTTACGGTCCAAGGGTGGCTGTAG
- a CDS encoding tetratricopeptide repeat protein — MSERYNEGRREESRGRRSDSHGSNRRDNRQSGRGDRREWNNERQDRQGRGDWKSRRENDRSRRSDDRPGSARSNWRDDRNDRDERRGGGDRREGGRRDWQSRGERGGDNRDNRRGERREGDRRDGDRRGGQRRDGERRYNDRGDRHNDERRGDSRGRGHANRGGRAEQERAGRNLAPQRSGFREERINRRMADPDLPDDIDINDLDPLILQDLRVLSKDNAEETAKHMIMAAEWMEDDPQLALRHARAAKDRAGRVAVAREVNGIAAYHAGEWKEALAELRAARRISGGPGMLAVMADCERGLGRPEKAIELGRSEEAQQVDAETAIELAIVVAGARQDLGQNDSAVVTLQRANPSKDAKGIPAMRLSYAYANALAEAGRKKEAKEWFEHTAKLDVDQWTDAHERLKEF; from the coding sequence ATGTCAGAGCGTTATAACGAAGGCCGCCGTGAAGAGTCGCGGGGTCGTCGCTCCGACTCGCACGGTTCTAATCGTCGAGACAACCGCCAATCTGGTCGTGGTGACCGTCGTGAGTGGAACAACGAACGCCAGGACCGTCAGGGTCGAGGTGACTGGAAGTCTCGTCGTGAAAATGATCGAAGTCGCCGCAGTGATGATCGTCCGGGTTCCGCCCGCAGCAACTGGCGTGATGATCGGAATGACCGTGACGAACGTCGTGGTGGAGGAGACCGTCGAGAGGGCGGCCGTCGGGACTGGCAGTCCCGTGGAGAACGCGGTGGGGATAACCGTGATAACCGACGTGGCGAGCGCCGTGAAGGAGACCGCCGAGATGGCGACCGCCGCGGCGGCCAGCGTCGAGACGGCGAGCGTCGGTACAACGACCGTGGAGATCGCCACAATGATGAGCGCCGTGGTGATTCACGCGGTCGTGGACACGCGAACCGTGGAGGCCGTGCAGAGCAAGAGCGCGCTGGTCGCAACTTAGCGCCGCAGCGTTCCGGTTTCCGCGAAGAGCGCATTAATCGCCGCATGGCTGATCCGGACTTGCCTGATGATATCGATATCAATGACTTGGATCCGTTGATCCTGCAGGATCTTCGGGTGTTATCTAAAGACAATGCTGAAGAAACTGCCAAGCATATGATCATGGCCGCTGAGTGGATGGAAGACGATCCGCAGCTTGCCCTTCGTCACGCGCGTGCAGCTAAGGACCGTGCTGGTCGTGTTGCTGTTGCCCGTGAGGTCAACGGTATTGCCGCCTACCACGCAGGTGAGTGGAAGGAAGCACTTGCCGAATTACGCGCCGCACGCCGTATTTCCGGTGGACCAGGAATGCTTGCAGTGATGGCAGACTGCGAGCGCGGATTGGGTCGCCCTGAAAAGGCTATCGAGCTAGGCCGTAGCGAAGAGGCGCAACAGGTTGACGCTGAAACAGCTATCGAGCTTGCCATCGTGGTCGCTGGCGCACGGCAGGACTTGGGTCAGAATGATTCTGCAGTGGTCACTCTTCAGCGTGCGAACCCGTCCAAGGATGCAAAGGGCATTCCTGCCATGCGTTTGAGCTACGCTTATGCTAATGCCCTGGCTGAAGCGGGCCGCAAGAAAGAAGCCAAGGAATGGTTCGAGCACACCGCAAAGCTCGACGTTGACCAATGGACTGACGCGCACGAGCGTCTAAAGGAGTTCTAA
- the recN gene encoding DNA repair protein RecN: MLADITISDLGVISSASAELSSGLTVLTGETGAGKTMVVTGLRLLAGGRADASRVRAGAKRAVVEGTFITDELSTEDAQGIAEIVDTAGGVADENGEYVAARTVMSTGRSKAHLGGRTVPAATLNEFSRSLLTVHGQNDQLRLLSPDQQLAALDRSSSAIAPLVEKYRSSFVHWRSLAKDLKRRTESRRELAQEVDRLQFAVNEISQLDPQPGEDEELISLIKRLQDVDGLREAAQSALVAIDGVEGDFEESKPASTLLGEAHAALHSIDDSQLGELSTQLGEMTSQLAGIAGELGQFLSELPADPALLEKSLQRQQELRGLTRKYAGDIDGVLAWKADAEARLQSMDTSTEAIEKLQAQVAEAQTDMVAKAEKLTAARAKAAKQLAKAVTEEIHGLAMPKARLEVAVRQAKYSRTGADEVELLLAANDAATPKPLSVAASGGELSRVMLALEVILSAGTAGTTLVFDEVDAGVGGRAAVEIGRRLARLAQANQVIVVTHLPQVAAYADTHLHVAKDVSDTSVTSGVITLSKEERVEELARMLAGLDDTATGRAHASELLSKAQEEVEGFSA; encoded by the coding sequence GTGTTAGCAGATATCACCATTTCTGATCTTGGCGTGATCTCCTCAGCATCTGCTGAGCTCTCATCCGGTCTTACCGTCCTTACGGGCGAAACCGGCGCAGGTAAGACGATGGTTGTAACTGGGCTGCGTCTTCTCGCCGGCGGTCGCGCAGATGCCTCCCGTGTACGTGCGGGGGCCAAGCGCGCGGTTGTTGAAGGAACTTTCATCACCGATGAGCTCAGTACCGAGGATGCGCAGGGTATCGCGGAAATCGTGGATACCGCCGGTGGCGTCGCTGATGAAAATGGTGAGTATGTAGCTGCGCGCACGGTCATGTCGACTGGTCGCTCTAAAGCTCATCTGGGCGGCCGCACCGTCCCGGCCGCAACGTTGAATGAATTTTCGCGCTCGTTGCTAACTGTGCACGGGCAAAACGATCAGCTGCGACTGCTATCGCCCGACCAGCAATTGGCTGCTCTTGACCGATCCTCGAGTGCTATTGCGCCGCTGGTGGAAAAGTACCGCTCAAGCTTTGTGCACTGGCGGAGTCTGGCTAAAGATTTAAAGCGGCGTACAGAATCGCGCCGTGAACTCGCCCAAGAAGTTGATCGCCTGCAGTTTGCGGTCAATGAGATCTCCCAGTTGGATCCACAACCAGGTGAAGACGAAGAGCTGATCTCCTTGATCAAGCGCCTGCAAGATGTTGACGGCTTGCGGGAAGCTGCCCAAAGTGCGCTGGTAGCTATCGACGGTGTCGAAGGTGATTTTGAAGAATCTAAACCCGCCTCCACGCTGTTGGGCGAAGCTCATGCAGCCTTGCACAGCATCGATGACAGCCAGCTTGGAGAATTGAGCACGCAGTTAGGGGAGATGACCTCACAGCTAGCTGGCATTGCAGGCGAGCTTGGTCAGTTCCTGTCAGAGCTGCCAGCTGATCCTGCACTGTTGGAAAAGAGTTTGCAGCGCCAGCAAGAATTGCGTGGGCTTACGCGTAAATACGCCGGTGATATTGACGGGGTGCTGGCGTGGAAAGCAGATGCCGAAGCCCGGTTGCAGTCGATGGATACGTCCACAGAGGCGATCGAAAAGCTGCAGGCGCAGGTGGCAGAAGCGCAGACCGACATGGTGGCGAAAGCAGAAAAGCTCACCGCCGCACGTGCCAAGGCAGCCAAGCAGCTGGCCAAAGCCGTCACAGAGGAAATTCACGGCTTGGCCATGCCCAAGGCGCGGTTGGAAGTAGCGGTGCGCCAGGCTAAATATTCGCGCACGGGTGCCGATGAAGTAGAGCTGTTGCTCGCAGCAAACGATGCCGCGACGCCCAAGCCATTATCAGTTGCAGCCTCTGGTGGTGAGCTCTCGCGCGTGATGCTGGCATTGGAAGTCATTCTCTCTGCCGGGACTGCTGGAACCACGTTGGTCTTCGACGAAGTTGATGCCGGCGTGGGCGGGCGTGCGGCCGTGGAGATTGGCCGCAGGTTGGCGCGTTTGGCACAGGCAAACCAGGTCATCGTCGTCACGCACTTACCGCAAGTGGCCGCGTACGCCGATACCCACTTGCATGTCGCCAAAGATGTTTCAGACACCTCGGTGACTTCAGGGGTTATTACCCTGAGCAAGGAAGAACGCGTCGAGGAATTAGCCCGCATGCTGGCGGGCCTGGATGACACTGCGACAGGCCGTGCGCACGCGAGTGAACTTCTGTCCAAGGCTCAAGAAGAAGTTGAAGGTTTCAGCGCATAA
- a CDS encoding NAD kinase, which translates to MSESAQSASPRRILLVPHTGRASNIRDAERAAELLVAAGIELRVVAREPIEAPSILSTFPYMSHDFKAAEGCELVLVLGGDGTFLRAADLARKVGAPVLGINLGHVGFLAEGERSSLENSIQRVIDKSYRVEDRMTIDCTVIDEHGEVIGEDWALNEASIENLDRSGVLDAILEVDQRPVMAFGCDGVLVSTPTGSTAYAFSAGGPVLWPELDAILVVPNNAHALFTKPLVVSPDSSVAVESASLTSPAVVILDGFREISMPPGSRIEVTRGSRPVRWVRLDDEPFTDRLVTKLHLPIQGWRGPHR; encoded by the coding sequence GTGAGTGAATCAGCACAGAGTGCTTCTCCCCGCAGAATTCTTCTCGTTCCCCATACTGGCCGCGCTAGCAATATTCGCGACGCCGAACGTGCAGCAGAACTTCTTGTCGCTGCAGGCATTGAGCTGCGCGTAGTTGCGCGTGAGCCCATTGAGGCTCCATCTATATTGTCGACATTTCCTTATATGTCGCATGACTTCAAAGCAGCAGAAGGTTGCGAATTAGTCTTAGTACTAGGCGGTGACGGCACTTTCTTGCGCGCAGCAGACCTGGCACGCAAGGTGGGGGCTCCTGTGCTGGGCATCAATCTCGGCCACGTGGGCTTTCTTGCAGAAGGCGAGCGTTCATCGCTGGAAAACTCTATTCAGAGGGTCATCGATAAGAGCTACCGCGTCGAAGACCGCATGACGATTGACTGCACCGTCATCGATGAGCACGGCGAAGTCATCGGTGAAGACTGGGCGTTGAATGAGGCCAGTATTGAAAACCTGGATCGCTCGGGAGTTCTCGACGCGATTTTGGAAGTCGACCAACGCCCGGTGATGGCCTTTGGTTGCGACGGCGTTCTGGTTTCTACTCCTACTGGCTCAACTGCGTATGCGTTCTCCGCGGGCGGGCCTGTGCTGTGGCCAGAACTTGATGCCATCTTGGTGGTGCCCAATAACGCGCATGCGCTGTTTACCAAACCTTTGGTGGTGTCACCAGATTCCTCAGTCGCGGTGGAATCTGCTTCGTTGACCTCTCCCGCCGTCGTTATTTTGGATGGCTTCCGTGAGATCAGCATGCCTCCGGGGTCCCGTATTGAAGTAACCCGCGGTTCACGTCCGGTGCGCTGGGTGCGTCTGGACGATGAGCCTTTCACGGACCGCTTGGTAACCAAGCTGCATCTACCGATTCAAGGGTGGCGCGGCCCGCACCGCTAA